One Aneurinibacillus migulanus genomic region harbors:
- a CDS encoding YozQ family protein, translating into MPDKSNKDIQRSGQEIGNKTYETSDYQAKSQASGGLATTHEQVSDVYMEGTVEATIEHSENADGDLKIPEQSYKIASDRETE; encoded by the coding sequence ATGCCGGACAAATCTAACAAAGATATACAACGAAGTGGACAGGAAATTGGAAACAAGACATATGAGACGAGTGATTATCAGGCGAAATCCCAGGCATCAGGAGGGCTGGCGACCACGCATGAACAGGTGAGTGATGTATATATGGAAGGAACGGTCGAGGCGACTATCGAGCATTCTGAGAATGCAGATGGAGATTTAAAAATACCGGAGCAATCGTATAAGATTGCATCCGATCGTGAAACGGAATAG
- the nadD gene encoding nicotinate-nucleotide adenylyltransferase, which produces MARYGIYGSAFDPITYAHLWTAWTVAVRRNLDKVIFVPSSDYRGDKGRKLTAGKHRWNLLQLAVADNPKFEASDIELKAEAWEQYTHDTMEHFKRMYPHDEVFFIMGADNLANISSWSKGEELIRENKFIVMAREGYNMLEIIAKDPMLRNYELDHFDLLHKGLNMEISSSYIRDEFSVGGDPRYLMPDVCYEYAKKHNVYVKG; this is translated from the coding sequence ATGGCTCGATACGGCATTTACGGTTCAGCGTTTGATCCAATAACATATGCACATCTCTGGACAGCCTGGACGGTGGCAGTTCGACGAAATTTAGATAAGGTAATTTTCGTTCCATCATCTGATTATCGAGGGGATAAGGGACGCAAGCTGACTGCTGGAAAGCACCGCTGGAACCTGCTTCAGCTTGCTGTAGCGGATAATCCGAAGTTTGAGGCGAGCGATATCGAATTAAAGGCTGAAGCGTGGGAACAGTATACACATGATACGATGGAACATTTCAAAAGGATGTATCCACATGATGAAGTTTTCTTTATTATGGGGGCTGACAATCTGGCGAACATATCGTCTTGGTCCAAAGGAGAAGAGTTAATCCGGGAAAATAAGTTTATTGTTATGGCCAGAGAAGGGTACAATATGCTTGAGATTATTGCTAAAGATCCGATGCTACGCAATTATGAGCTTGATCATTTCGATCTGCTTCATAAAGGACTAAACATGGAGATTAGCTCAAGCTATATTCGCGATGAATTTAGCGTTGGCGGAGATCCACGATACTTGATGCCTGATGTTTGCTATGAATATGCCAAAAAGCACAACGTATATGTAAAGGGGTAG
- a CDS encoding MBL fold metallo-hydrolase codes for MDEFIPVTSVTSGIGEMVTPDIYCYSVQIVNICFVGDPKQTNGWALVDTGMPRSADKIIHAAEEHFGAGTRPEAIILTHGHFDHVGAVVELTETWKVPVYAHELEMPYLTGQSDYPPADPSVDSGLVAKMSPFFPRHSIDLGSRVQKLPMDGSIPEMPGWRWIHTPGHTPGHVSLFRDADGILIAGDAITTTEQESLYKVITQKQELHGPPAYFTTDWQASFESVKRLAALKPSAMVSGHGVPMSGESLIQGLEALVENFERTEIPKEGRYVK; via the coding sequence ATGGATGAATTTATTCCGGTTACTTCCGTCACCAGCGGCATAGGAGAGATGGTGACGCCTGATATATATTGTTACTCTGTCCAAATTGTAAATATTTGCTTTGTTGGTGACCCAAAACAAACGAACGGATGGGCTCTTGTTGATACGGGTATGCCCCGCTCAGCCGATAAAATCATTCATGCGGCGGAGGAACATTTTGGTGCAGGGACCCGTCCAGAAGCGATTATTCTTACACACGGTCACTTTGATCATGTCGGAGCGGTCGTAGAGTTGACGGAGACGTGGAAGGTTCCGGTCTATGCACATGAATTAGAGATGCCCTATCTGACAGGCCAATCGGATTATCCGCCGGCGGACCCTTCCGTTGACAGCGGACTAGTAGCGAAGATGTCTCCGTTTTTTCCGCGTCACAGTATCGACTTAGGCTCTCGTGTGCAAAAGCTGCCCATGGATGGGAGCATACCTGAAATGCCCGGCTGGCGATGGATTCATACGCCCGGCCATACACCGGGACATGTGTCCCTGTTTCGCGATGCGGACGGCATATTGATTGCGGGAGATGCAATAACGACCACTGAACAGGAATCTCTATATAAAGTAATAACACAGAAACAGGAACTGCACGGGCCACCTGCCTATTTTACAACCGACTGGCAAGCATCCTTTGAATCGGTAAAACGTCTTGCTGCGCTGAAGCCGTCCGCAATGGTCTCAGGGCACGGGGTGCCCATGTCTGGAGAGTCACTCATACAGGGATTAGAAGCACTAGTAGAGAATTTTGAACGAACTGAAATTCCTAAGGAAGGGCGTTATGTTAAATAA
- a CDS encoding NUDIX domain-containing protein: MKKIDSIRPGVAVIIFDERNRVLLQKRADVKLWGIPSGHVEPGETVMQAAIREVWEETGLDVSIARLIGVYSEPDSQVFDYPDGRCVHFVTICFEAKVKGGELKPQCSETLELCYFSPYELPDNLLSMHPRWLEDAMARQKTPFVR; this comes from the coding sequence ATGAAGAAAATTGATTCTATCCGTCCTGGCGTGGCCGTCATTATTTTTGATGAGCGCAATCGGGTATTGCTGCAAAAAAGAGCAGACGTTAAATTATGGGGCATTCCCTCGGGGCATGTGGAACCAGGTGAAACAGTGATGCAAGCTGCTATTCGCGAGGTGTGGGAAGAAACGGGTCTTGACGTATCGATTGCTCGTCTCATTGGCGTGTATTCAGAACCGGATTCTCAAGTATTCGATTATCCGGATGGCCGTTGCGTTCATTTTGTTACGATATGTTTCGAAGCTAAAGTGAAAGGCGGTGAATTAAAACCGCAGTGTTCAGAAACACTGGAGCTTTGCTATTTCTCTCCATATGAATTGCCGGACAATCTACTATCCATGCACCCGCGTTGGCTAGAGGATGCTATGGCAAGACAGAAGACCCCATTTGTTCGGTGA
- a CDS encoding GreA/GreB family elongation factor, with amino-acid sequence MNHSLSYYPLRKSLIKQLIFIEENMVELLDLYVASTPIHERDFSFFERYVSEVEKFLSNSEESTYPALAKVFIGSQVALLYEDDGYVDHFTICFPEKSDPTHGYISFLSPVGRQLLLHDLDEKVILSTPSGEISVSIKKIEFKDYQ; translated from the coding sequence ATGAACCATAGTTTAAGCTATTATCCCCTACGAAAAAGTCTTATTAAGCAATTAATTTTTATAGAAGAGAATATGGTTGAGCTTCTCGATTTATATGTAGCCTCCACTCCGATTCATGAGAGGGACTTTTCATTTTTTGAACGATACGTTTCGGAAGTCGAGAAGTTTTTATCTAATTCTGAAGAAAGCACATATCCGGCACTTGCTAAAGTATTTATCGGGAGCCAGGTAGCTTTATTGTACGAAGACGACGGCTATGTGGATCATTTCACGATTTGCTTCCCGGAAAAAAGCGATCCAACACATGGATATATCTCTTTTTTATCTCCGGTCGGCAGACAATTACTATTGCATGATTTAGATGAAAAAGTCATTCTATCAACCCCATCAGGTGAGATAAGTGTAAGTATTAAAAAAATAGAATTCAAGGATTATCAATAA